A region from the Methylocystis iwaonis genome encodes:
- a CDS encoding uracil-DNA glycosylase family protein: MASGARQRLEALATRIRACRHCAEAPSPLPHAPRPVLRVSPTARLLVASQAPGNLVNQTGIPFNDPSGERLRDWMGIDRDTFYDVSRVAIVPMGFCFPGNDATGGDLPPRPECRKLWHDALFEAMPQIETVLAIGRYAQTYHFARLGHALPKSAGVSETVAGWRAFQGGKPLIFPLPHPSWRNTGWLKKNPWFEAEVLPALRAEVARLVGKPGKAP; encoded by the coding sequence ATGGCCTCAGGCGCGCGACAGCGGCTGGAGGCGCTTGCGACACGGATTCGCGCCTGCCGCCATTGCGCCGAGGCGCCGTCGCCGCTGCCGCACGCGCCGCGCCCGGTCCTGCGGGTTTCGCCCACGGCGCGCCTTCTCGTCGCAAGTCAGGCGCCCGGCAATCTGGTCAATCAGACCGGCATTCCCTTCAACGATCCGTCTGGCGAGCGGCTGCGCGATTGGATGGGGATCGACCGCGACACATTCTACGATGTGTCGCGCGTCGCCATCGTCCCCATGGGCTTCTGCTTTCCCGGCAATGACGCGACGGGCGGCGATCTGCCGCCGCGCCCGGAGTGCCGCAAGCTCTGGCACGATGCGCTGTTCGAGGCCATGCCGCAGATCGAAACCGTGCTCGCCATCGGCCGCTACGCGCAGACGTACCACTTCGCCCGTCTCGGCCATGCGCTGCCCAAATCAGCGGGCGTCTCTGAGACCGTCGCCGGCTGGCGCGCATTTCAGGGTGGAAAGCCGCTGATCTTCCCCTTGCCCCACCCCTCCTGGCGCAACACCGGCTGGCTCAAAAAGAATCCCTGGTTCGAGGCGGAGGTCCTGCCGGCGCTGCGCGCCGAGGTCGCGCGGCTCGTCGGCAAGCCGGGAAAAGCGCCATGA
- the queF gene encoding preQ(1) synthase translates to MTKTHEGALLLGEKAPLPASPDEAELDLVPNPHKDAAYLVRFTAPEFTSLCPVTGQPDFAHVVIDYVPGEWLVESKSLKLYLGSFRNHGAFHEDCTLRIARDLVAAMTPKWLRIGGYWYPRGGIPIDVFWQTGAPPEGLWLPDQGVPPYRGRG, encoded by the coding sequence ATGACCAAGACTCATGAAGGCGCGCTTCTCCTCGGCGAGAAAGCGCCGCTGCCCGCTTCGCCGGACGAGGCCGAGCTCGACCTCGTGCCCAATCCGCACAAGGATGCGGCCTATCTCGTGCGCTTCACGGCGCCGGAGTTCACCTCGCTCTGCCCGGTGACCGGCCAGCCGGACTTCGCCCATGTCGTGATCGACTATGTTCCGGGCGAGTGGCTGGTCGAGTCGAAATCCTTAAAGCTCTATCTGGGAAGCTTCCGCAATCACGGCGCCTTTCATGAGGATTGCACGCTGCGCATCGCGCGCGATCTCGTTGCGGCGATGACGCCGAAATGGCTGCGGATCGGCGGCTATTGGTATCCGCGCGGGGGCATTCCCATCGACGTCTTCTGGCAGACCGGCGCGCCGCCGGAGGGGCTCTGGCTGCCGGATCAGGGCGTGCCGCCCTATCGCGGGCGGGGTTAG
- the ykgO gene encoding type B 50S ribosomal protein L36 — MKVRNSLKSLRSRHRANQIVRRKGRVYVINKVQKRYKARQG; from the coding sequence ATGAAAGTCCGCAACTCTCTGAAGTCCCTGCGTTCGCGCCATCGCGCCAACCAGATCGTGCGCCGCAAGGGCCGCGTTTACGTCATCAACAAGGTTCAGAAGCGCTACAAGGCCCGCCAGGGCTGA
- a CDS encoding glutathione S-transferase family protein, with protein MLLYDTALAPNAKRVRIFLAEKGISIPTRSVDLLALEQKGEDFRRINPMGAVPALVLDDGEVLTESVAICRYIEWLHPEPPLFGRDAREQAFVEMWQRRMEFSLFLAVAMIFRHTHPKLAAMQQPQLPDYAESLRPRAIWAMRFLDGELSKRPYVAGDAFTIADITAFVAMELTTPAGLAVPDDLPHLARWRREISARPSAAA; from the coding sequence ATGCTTCTTTACGATACGGCGCTCGCCCCCAACGCCAAGAGGGTTCGGATTTTCCTCGCGGAGAAGGGGATCTCCATCCCCACGCGCAGCGTCGATCTGCTCGCGCTCGAACAAAAAGGCGAGGATTTCAGGCGTATCAACCCGATGGGCGCCGTCCCGGCCCTGGTTCTCGACGACGGAGAAGTCCTCACCGAATCCGTCGCCATCTGCCGCTATATCGAATGGCTCCATCCTGAACCGCCGCTCTTCGGGCGCGACGCGCGCGAGCAGGCTTTCGTGGAGATGTGGCAAAGGCGCATGGAGTTTTCCCTCTTTCTGGCGGTGGCCATGATTTTCCGTCATACCCATCCGAAGCTCGCGGCGATGCAGCAGCCCCAGCTCCCGGACTACGCCGAGTCGCTGCGCCCACGCGCGATCTGGGCCATGCGCTTCCTCGACGGCGAGCTTTCGAAGCGCCCCTATGTCGCCGGAGACGCGTTCACCATCGCGGACATCACCGCCTTCGTCGCGATGGAGCTGACGACGCCTGCGGGACTCGCGGTCCCCGACGACCTGCCCCACCTCGCCCGCTGGCGGCGGGAAATCTCGGCGCGTCCGAGCGCGGCGGCCTGA
- a CDS encoding valine--tRNA ligase has product MEKTFDPRSIESRIRATWEDAQAFRAGRPERADAAPYSIVIPPPNVTGSLHMGHALNNTLQDILVRYHRMKGLDVLWQPGTDHAGIATQMVVERQLMERQEPGRREMGRDKFLERVWEWKAESGGKIVEQLKRIGASCDWSRERFTLDEGLSRAVAKVFVQLYRDGLLYKDKRLVNWDPVLHTAISDLEVLQQEVKGHLWRFKYPVVDDAGKETGDYIVVATTRPETMLGDTAVAVHPEDERYKALVGKRLRLPLVGRFIPVVADEYSDPEKGTGAVKITPAHDFNDFEVGKRHGLRLINVLDAQARMTLAANAEFHEGVDSSEELVATVAALDGHDRFDARKRVVEMMEERGLLDGIDDHKHMVPHGDRSNAVLEPRLTDQWYVDAKTLAQPALAAVRDGRTSFVPKNWEKTYFDWLENIQPWCVSRQLWWGHRIPAWYDADGNVYVEESEEAAHAAARARTGENVTLTRDEDVLDTWFSSALWPFSTLGWPDETPELARFYPTNVLVTGFDIIFFWVARMMMMGLHFKKEIPFHDVYIHALVRDEKGAKMSKSKGNVIDPLQLIDEYGADALRFTLAAMAAQGRDIKLSTQRVEGYRNFATKLWNASRFAEMNGCARVAAYDPRANKVTLNRWIVTEAARTVRDVSAAIDAYRFNDAAGAAYRFVWNVFCDWYVELTKPLLTGPDGAEKDETRATTAFVLDQIYALLHPFMPFITEELWAIKGADGPARDSLLVLAHWPSLEGLDDAEAESEIGWVVDLISEIRSLRAEMNLNVETELLLIGADAGLQTRATRWEETIRKLARQSKIGFAEAAPKSSAQIIVRGGVVAIPLEGVIDLGAEKARLAKEIGKLEGEVKKVDAKLANPGFLAKADEDVIEEHKERRDEAQARIEKLTAAMGRLG; this is encoded by the coding sequence ATGGAAAAAACCTTCGATCCCCGCTCCATAGAGAGCCGCATCCGCGCCACCTGGGAAGACGCGCAGGCGTTCCGCGCCGGACGCCCGGAACGCGCGGACGCCGCCCCCTATTCCATCGTCATTCCGCCGCCCAACGTCACCGGCAGCCTGCATATGGGCCATGCGCTCAACAATACGCTGCAGGACATTCTCGTGCGCTATCACCGCATGAAGGGCCTCGACGTCCTGTGGCAGCCGGGCACGGATCACGCGGGCATCGCCACGCAAATGGTGGTCGAGCGCCAGCTCATGGAGCGCCAGGAGCCCGGGCGCCGCGAGATGGGCCGCGATAAATTCCTCGAACGCGTCTGGGAATGGAAGGCGGAATCGGGCGGCAAGATCGTCGAGCAGTTGAAGCGCATCGGCGCCTCCTGCGACTGGTCGCGCGAGCGCTTCACGCTGGATGAGGGCCTCTCGCGCGCCGTCGCGAAGGTCTTCGTGCAGCTCTATCGCGATGGGCTGCTTTACAAGGACAAGCGCCTCGTCAATTGGGACCCGGTCCTGCACACGGCGATCTCTGACCTCGAAGTGCTGCAGCAGGAAGTGAAGGGCCATCTCTGGCGCTTCAAATATCCGGTCGTCGACGACGCCGGCAAAGAGACCGGCGACTATATCGTCGTCGCGACGACGCGTCCTGAGACCATGCTCGGCGACACGGCGGTGGCCGTGCATCCGGAAGACGAACGCTACAAGGCGCTCGTCGGCAAGAGGCTGCGCCTTCCGCTCGTCGGCCGATTCATTCCCGTCGTCGCGGATGAATATTCGGACCCCGAAAAGGGCACGGGCGCGGTGAAGATCACCCCGGCGCATGACTTCAACGACTTCGAGGTCGGCAAGCGGCATGGGCTGCGGCTCATCAATGTGCTCGACGCGCAGGCGCGCATGACGCTCGCCGCCAATGCCGAATTCCACGAAGGCGTCGACTCCTCCGAAGAGCTTGTCGCGACGGTCGCAGCGCTCGACGGCCATGATCGTTTCGACGCGCGCAAGCGTGTCGTCGAGATGATGGAGGAGCGCGGCCTTCTCGACGGCATCGACGACCACAAGCATATGGTCCCGCATGGCGACCGCTCCAACGCCGTGCTGGAGCCGCGCCTCACCGACCAATGGTATGTCGACGCGAAGACGCTCGCGCAGCCGGCGCTCGCCGCCGTGCGCGACGGCCGCACGAGTTTCGTGCCGAAGAACTGGGAAAAGACCTATTTTGATTGGCTCGAAAACATCCAGCCCTGGTGCGTGTCGCGCCAGCTCTGGTGGGGCCATCGCATTCCCGCCTGGTATGACGCCGACGGCAATGTCTATGTCGAGGAGAGCGAGGAAGCCGCCCATGCCGCCGCCCGCGCACGCACCGGCGAGAATGTGACGCTGACGCGCGACGAGGACGTACTCGACACCTGGTTCTCCTCCGCGCTCTGGCCCTTCTCGACGCTCGGCTGGCCAGACGAGACGCCGGAGCTTGCCCGCTTCTATCCGACGAATGTGCTGGTCACGGGCTTCGACATCATCTTCTTCTGGGTCGCCCGCATGATGATGATGGGCCTGCACTTCAAAAAGGAGATTCCCTTCCACGACGTCTACATCCACGCCCTCGTTCGTGACGAGAAGGGCGCGAAGATGTCGAAGTCGAAGGGCAATGTCATCGATCCGCTGCAGCTCATCGACGAATATGGCGCCGACGCTTTGCGCTTCACGCTCGCCGCCATGGCGGCGCAGGGCCGCGACATCAAGCTCTCGACGCAGCGCGTCGAAGGCTATCGCAATTTTGCGACGAAGCTCTGGAACGCCTCGCGCTTCGCCGAGATGAACGGCTGCGCGCGCGTTGCGGCCTATGATCCGCGCGCCAATAAGGTGACGCTCAACCGCTGGATCGTCACTGAAGCGGCGCGCACGGTTCGCGACGTTTCCGCCGCGATTGACGCCTATCGCTTCAACGACGCGGCGGGCGCGGCCTATCGCTTCGTCTGGAACGTCTTCTGCGACTGGTATGTGGAGCTGACGAAGCCGCTCCTCACCGGCCCCGACGGCGCCGAAAAGGACGAAACGCGAGCGACCACCGCCTTCGTGCTCGACCAGATTTACGCGCTGTTGCATCCCTTCATGCCCTTCATCACCGAGGAGCTATGGGCGATCAAGGGCGCGGATGGCCCGGCGCGAGACAGCCTGCTCGTTCTCGCGCATTGGCCGTCGCTCGAAGGCCTGGATGACGCCGAGGCCGAGAGCGAGATTGGCTGGGTGGTCGACCTCATCTCGGAAATCCGCTCGCTGCGCGCCGAGATGAATTTGAACGTCGAAACCGAGCTTCTGCTGATCGGCGCCGACGCCGGCCTTCAGACGCGCGCGACGCGCTGGGAGGAGACAATCCGCAAGCTCGCGCGCCAGTCGAAGATCGGCTTCGCCGAGGCCGCGCCGAAATCGTCGGCGCAGATCATCGTGCGCGGGGGCGTCGTCGCCATCCCGCTCGAAGGCGTGATCGACCTCGGCGCCGAGAAGGCGCGTCTCGCCAAGGAAATCGGCAAGCTCGAAGGCGAGGTGAAGAAGGTCGACGCCAAGCTCGCCAATCCGGGCTTCCTCGCCAAGGCGGACGAAGATGTCATCGAGGAGCACAAGGAGCGCCGCGACGAGGCGCAGGCGCGCATCGAGAAGCTGACGGCGGCGATGGGGCGGCTGGGTTAA
- the eno gene encoding phosphopyruvate hydratase has protein sequence MTEIIDIHAREILDSRGNPTVEVDVTLEDGSSGRAAVPSGASTGAHEAVEKRDGDKSRYLGKGVLQAVDNVNDEIAGALLGLEAEDQVALDQTMIKLDGTPNKSRLGANAILGVSLAVAKAAAEATALPLYRYIGGTQARVLPTPMMNIVNGGVHADNPIDFQEFMIMPTGADSVRDGIRWGAEIFHTLKSALKKAGLSTSVGDEGGFAPNLPSAEAALDFIMKAIEDAGFKPGVDVHLASDCAATEFFKDGKYVYEGEGVTRTIDEQVAYLAKLASAYPIVSIEDGMAEDDWEGWKKLTDALGKKVQIVGDDLFVTNVTRLSQGIKSGTANSILVKVNQIGSLTETIAAVDMAHRAGYTSVMSHRSGETEDSTIADLAVALNCGQIKTGSLARSDRIAKYNQLIRIEEELGEAAIYAGKSALKQLA, from the coding sequence ATGACCGAAATCATCGACATCCACGCCCGTGAAATTCTCGACTCGCGCGGGAATCCGACCGTAGAGGTCGATGTGACGCTGGAGGATGGGTCTTCGGGCCGCGCCGCCGTGCCGTCCGGCGCCTCCACCGGCGCCCATGAGGCCGTGGAGAAGCGCGACGGCGACAAGTCGCGCTACCTCGGCAAGGGCGTGCTGCAGGCGGTCGATAATGTGAATGACGAGATCGCCGGCGCGCTCCTGGGCCTCGAGGCCGAGGATCAGGTCGCCCTCGACCAGACGATGATCAAGCTCGACGGCACGCCGAACAAGAGCCGCCTCGGCGCCAACGCCATTCTCGGCGTCTCGCTCGCCGTCGCCAAGGCCGCCGCGGAAGCCACCGCTTTGCCGCTCTACCGCTATATCGGCGGCACGCAGGCGCGCGTCCTGCCGACGCCCATGATGAACATCGTCAATGGCGGCGTCCACGCCGACAACCCCATCGACTTCCAAGAATTCATGATCATGCCGACGGGCGCGGACAGCGTGCGCGACGGCATCCGCTGGGGCGCCGAGATTTTCCACACGCTGAAGAGCGCGCTGAAGAAGGCCGGCCTCAGCACTTCGGTCGGCGACGAAGGCGGCTTCGCGCCGAACCTTCCCTCCGCCGAAGCCGCGCTCGACTTCATCATGAAGGCGATCGAGGACGCGGGCTTCAAGCCGGGCGTCGACGTGCATCTCGCCTCCGACTGCGCGGCGACCGAGTTCTTCAAGGACGGCAAATATGTCTATGAAGGCGAGGGCGTGACCCGCACCATCGACGAGCAGGTCGCCTATCTCGCCAAGCTCGCCAGCGCCTATCCGATCGTCTCCATCGAGGACGGCATGGCAGAGGACGATTGGGAAGGCTGGAAGAAGCTGACCGACGCGCTCGGCAAGAAAGTGCAGATCGTCGGCGACGATCTGTTCGTGACCAACGTCACCCGCCTGTCGCAGGGCATCAAGAGCGGCACCGCCAACTCGATCCTGGTGAAGGTCAACCAGATCGGCTCGCTCACCGAGACGATCGCCGCCGTCGATATGGCGCATCGCGCCGGCTACACCAGCGTGATGTCGCATCGCTCCGGCGAGACCGAGGATTCGACGATCGCCGATCTCGCCGTCGCGCTGAACTGCGGCCAGATCAAGACCGGCTCGCTCGCCCGTTCGGACCGGATCGCCAAATACAACCAGCTCATCCGCATCGAGGAGGAGCTGGGCGAGGCGGCGATCTACGCCGGCAAGAGCGCGCTCAAGCAGCTCGCCTGA
- a CDS encoding sensor histidine kinase, which translates to MSEVTAEMIERGRGLDPQTATQKRRLGARVREARERLTTSDTGYRGADLELLRAYAETRVNSAVSAVALILMMSFLALYWVPSQRIIVWLVLAFSSLILCYGTAKNLLGREDSKITVKEWRTKFVATELIHGFVWAGVAATLLSVGDPNARTLVICMMLMSSAFNTMVTATIPAAVYAAILPASVASVAYIAVAARGAQTIAPLVAMVAASQVFFYVLARRFHQLASESLFFRAEKNELIAELEQAKANSDEARRRSEEANLAKSRFLATMSHELRTPLNAILGFSEVLKNELFGPHSNPAYKEYSSDIHSSGQHLLMLINEILDLSRVEAGRYELKEESVSLVNVAQECRHLLTIRAQKRDINLVEALEPNMPRIWVDERAVRQVILNLLTNAIKFTPQGGQVTLKVGWTSAGGQYVAIKDTGPGIPEEEIAVVMASFGRGTLAQKNADEGTGLGLPIVKGLVELHGGQFMLKSKVREGTEAIVIFPPQRVMNALPKFETPTAQSAARRTAA; encoded by the coding sequence ATGAGTGAAGTCACTGCGGAAATGATCGAGCGTGGTCGTGGGCTCGATCCTCAGACTGCGACGCAAAAGCGTCGACTCGGCGCGCGCGTGCGCGAGGCGCGAGAGCGCCTGACCACCTCCGACACAGGATATCGCGGCGCCGATCTCGAGCTGCTGCGGGCCTATGCCGAGACGCGCGTCAATTCCGCCGTATCGGCGGTGGCGCTCATTCTGATGATGTCCTTTCTGGCCCTGTATTGGGTCCCGAGCCAACGGATCATCGTCTGGCTCGTTCTCGCCTTTTCGAGCCTCATCCTCTGCTACGGCACGGCCAAGAATTTGCTGGGCCGGGAGGACTCCAAGATCACGGTCAAGGAGTGGCGCACCAAATTCGTCGCGACCGAGCTTATCCATGGCTTCGTATGGGCCGGCGTCGCGGCGACCCTCCTGAGCGTCGGCGACCCCAACGCGCGCACGCTGGTCATCTGCATGATGCTGATGTCCTCGGCGTTCAACACAATGGTGACGGCGACCATTCCGGCGGCCGTCTACGCCGCCATTCTGCCGGCCTCTGTGGCGAGCGTCGCCTATATCGCCGTCGCCGCGCGCGGCGCCCAAACCATCGCCCCCCTCGTCGCCATGGTGGCGGCGAGCCAGGTGTTTTTCTATGTGCTCGCCAGGCGTTTCCACCAGCTCGCCTCCGAAAGCCTGTTCTTCCGCGCCGAGAAGAACGAACTCATCGCCGAGCTGGAGCAGGCCAAGGCGAATTCCGACGAGGCGCGCCGCCGGTCGGAAGAGGCCAATCTCGCGAAGTCGCGCTTCCTCGCGACCATGAGCCACGAGCTGCGCACGCCGCTCAACGCGATCCTCGGCTTTTCCGAGGTGCTGAAAAACGAGCTTTTCGGCCCGCATTCCAACCCTGCCTATAAGGAATATTCCTCGGATATTCATTCGAGCGGCCAGCATCTTCTGATGCTGATTAATGAAATCCTCGATCTCTCGCGCGTCGAGGCGGGCCGCTACGAATTGAAGGAGGAGAGCGTCTCGCTCGTCAATGTCGCGCAGGAGTGCCGTCATCTTTTGACGATCCGCGCCCAGAAGCGCGACATCAATTTGGTCGAGGCGCTGGAGCCCAACATGCCGCGCATCTGGGTGGACGAACGGGCCGTGCGCCAGGTCATTCTCAACCTTCTCACCAACGCCATCAAATTCACGCCGCAGGGCGGGCAGGTGACGCTGAAGGTCGGCTGGACCAGCGCCGGCGGCCAATATGTCGCCATCAAGGACACAGGCCCCGGCATCCCCGAGGAGGAAATCGCCGTCGTCATGGCGTCCTTCGGACGTGGCACGCTCGCGCAGAAGAACGCCGACGAGGGCACAGGCCTCGGCCTGCCGATCGTCAAGGGGCTCGTCGAGCTCCATGGCGGCCAATTCATGCTGAAATCCAAAGTGCGCGAGGGCACCGAGGCGATCGTCATCTTCCCGCCCCAGCGCGTGATGAACGCGCTGCCGAAGTTCGAGACGCCGACGGCTCAGAGCGCCGCCCGCCGCACGGCGGCGTGA
- the queC gene encoding 7-cyano-7-deazaguanine synthase QueC codes for MTTHDANPAGDSAALVLFSGGQDSTTCLAWALAHFSRVETVGFDYGQRHRIELAQRAALRDGLAALSPLWRSRLDEDHTISLEALGAISETALTREAEIALGEGGLPNTFVPGRNIIFLTFAAALAYRRSIADLVGGMCETDYSGYPDCRYDTIRAVNRALTLGMATDVEIHTPLMWIDKAATWRMAHDLGGEGLVDLIVEESHTCYLGERGKRFEWGYGCGECPSCKLRAAGWEKFAATL; via the coding sequence ATGACGACCCATGACGCAAATCCCGCCGGGGACTCCGCGGCGCTCGTGCTTTTCTCCGGCGGACAGGACTCGACCACCTGCCTCGCCTGGGCGCTGGCGCATTTCTCCCGCGTCGAGACTGTGGGCTTCGATTACGGCCAGCGGCACCGAATCGAGCTGGCGCAACGCGCGGCTCTGAGAGACGGCCTTGCTGCGCTCTCGCCGCTGTGGCGTTCGCGGCTCGACGAGGACCATACGATCTCGCTCGAGGCGCTCGGCGCCATCTCGGAAACCGCGCTGACGCGGGAGGCCGAAATCGCGCTCGGGGAGGGCGGCCTGCCGAACACCTTCGTTCCCGGCCGCAATATCATCTTCCTCACTTTCGCGGCCGCGCTCGCCTATCGGCGCTCCATCGCCGACCTCGTCGGCGGCATGTGCGAGACCGATTACTCCGGCTATCCGGACTGCCGCTACGATACGATTCGCGCCGTGAACCGGGCGTTGACCCTCGGCATGGCGACCGATGTCGAAATTCATACGCCGTTGATGTGGATCGACAAGGCGGCGACCTGGCGCATGGCGCACGACCTCGGCGGCGAGGGGCTCGTCGACCTCATCGTGGAGGAATCGCACACCTGCTATCTCGGCGAGCGCGGCAAGCGCTTCGAATGGGGCTATGGTTGCGGCGAGTGCCCCTCCTGCAAGCTGCGCGCAGCGGGCTGGGAGAAATTCGCCGCGACGCTGTGA
- the kdsA gene encoding 3-deoxy-8-phosphooctulonate synthase, with amino-acid sequence MSTVAVGEGARRVSFDNNRPLALIAGPCALESREMALEVASELALLSDRLGIGVVFKGSFDKANRTSGGAPRGPGLDAALPILAEVKEKFGLPVTTDVHESWQCARVAAVVDLLQIPAFLCRQTDLIAAAARTGRPVNIKKGQFIAPWDMEYPAQKARAAGAAGVLLTERGTSFGYNALVADMRGLPIMQETGAPVIFDATHSVQQPGGRGGASGGERRFVAALARAAVAVGVAGLFLETHPDPDAALSDSATQLPLRELAALVETLMAFDRLAKSFTGSS; translated from the coding sequence ATGAGCACTGTCGCTGTGGGAGAGGGCGCGCGCCGCGTCTCATTCGACAACAACCGGCCCTTGGCGCTGATCGCCGGACCCTGCGCACTGGAGAGCCGGGAGATGGCGCTCGAAGTCGCGAGCGAATTGGCGCTTCTGTCGGACCGGCTCGGGATCGGCGTCGTCTTCAAGGGCTCCTTCGACAAGGCCAATCGCACCAGCGGCGGCGCGCCGCGTGGTCCGGGTCTCGACGCCGCGCTGCCCATCCTCGCGGAAGTAAAGGAAAAATTCGGCCTTCCGGTCACCACCGACGTGCATGAAAGCTGGCAATGCGCCCGCGTCGCCGCGGTCGTCGATCTCCTGCAAATCCCCGCCTTCCTGTGCCGGCAGACCGATCTTATCGCCGCGGCGGCGCGGACCGGGCGACCGGTGAATATCAAGAAGGGCCAGTTTATTGCGCCCTGGGATATGGAATATCCCGCGCAAAAAGCCCGCGCCGCGGGCGCCGCCGGCGTTCTCCTCACCGAGCGCGGGACGAGCTTCGGCTATAATGCGCTCGTCGCCGACATGCGCGGCCTCCCCATCATGCAGGAGACCGGCGCGCCGGTGATTTTCGACGCCACGCATTCGGTCCAGCAGCCGGGCGGGCGCGGCGGCGCCTCGGGGGGAGAGCGGCGCTTCGTGGCCGCGCTGGCGCGGGCGGCGGTCGCCGTGGGCGTCGCGGGGCTATTCTTGGAAACCCATCCTGATCCAGACGCCGCCCTCTCCGACAGCGCCACGCAGCTCCCGCTGCGCGAGCTCGCGGCCTTGGTCGAGACGCTCATGGCGTTCGACCGCCTGGCCAAATCGTTCACGGGAAGTTCATGA